Genomic segment of Triticum aestivum cultivar Chinese Spring chromosome 6A, IWGSC CS RefSeq v2.1, whole genome shotgun sequence:
cctattgtatcccctgccctgagtttggcaagggagtacaatagtgatctaggagtagatcactagacattggtcaaaattatccttagtggaataaggatatgtttctcgattatggaggtgacaaaaggttcgtcgtaaagggttacgtcgatgcaagttttgacactgatccagatgactcaaagtctcattctggatacatattgaaagtgggagcaatttgtTATAATAGcttagtgcagagcattgttgacatagaaatttgcaaaatacttacggatctgaatgtggcagacccgttgacttaacttctctcacaagcaaaacatgatcacaccctagtactctttgggcgttaatcacatagcgatgagaactagctagattattgaatctagtaaaccctttgggtgttggtcacatgacgatgtgaactatgggtgttaatcacatggtgatgtgaactattgatgttaaatcacatggcgatgtgaactagattattgactctagtgcaagtgggagactgaaggaaatatgccctagaggcaataataaagttattatttatttccttagttcatgataaattttattattcatgctagaattgtattaaccggaaacataatacatgtgtgaatacatagacaaacatagtgtcactagtatgcctctacttgactagctcgttgatcgaagatggttatgtttcctagccatagacatgagttgtcattttattaacgggatcacatcattaggagaatgatgtgattgacttgactcattccattagcttagcacttgatcgtttagtttgttgctgttgctttcttcataacttatacctgttcctatgactatgagattatgtaactcctgtttactggaggaacaacgtaactgggtgattataaaggtgctctacaggtgtctccgaaggtacttgttgggttggcgtatttcgagattaggatttgtcactccgattatcggagaggtatctctgggccctcttggtaatgcacatcacttaagccttgcaagcattgcaactaataagttagttgcgggatgatgtattacggaacgagtaaagagacttgccggtaacgagattgaactaggtattgagataccgacgatcgaatctcgggcaagtaacatactgatgacaaagggaacaacgtatgttgttatgcggtctgaccgataaagatcttcgtagaatatgtgggagccaatatgagcatccaggttccactgttggttattgaccggagacgtgtctcagtcatgtatacatagttctcgaacccgtagggtccgcacgcttaaggtttcgataacagttatattatgagtttacgagttttgatgtacctaaggagttcggagtcccggatgagatcggggacatgactaggagtctcgaaatggtcgagacgtaaagatcgatatattggacgactatattcggacatcggaaaggttccgagtgattcaggtatttttcggagtaccggagagttgcgggaattcgccggggagtatatgggccttattgggctatatgggaatagaggagagaggccaaaaggaaggaggcgcccccccccctctggtccaaattcgAAGGGGTGcaacccacttttccttgttcctctccccctctttccttctctcctactccaacaagggaaggaggagtcctactcccggtgggagtaggactccccccttggcgcgccctcctactaggccggccgcctccctcccttgctcctttatatacgggggcagggggcaccccatagacacaacagttgatcattgatctgttagccgtgtgcggtgcccgcctccaccatagtcctcgataatattgtagtggtgcttaggcgaagccctgcgatagtagaacatcaagatcgtcaccacgccgtcgtgctgacggaactcttccccgacattctgctggatcgaagttcggggatcgtcatcgagctgaacgtgtgctagaactcggaggtgccgtagtttcggtgcttgatcggtcgggccgtgaagacgtacgactacatcaatcgcgttgtgctaacgcttccgctttcggtctacgagggtacgtggacaacactctcccctctcgttgctatgcatcatcatgatcttgcgtgtgcgtaggaaattttttgaaattactacgttacccaacaaaggTGTGGCACTATTCCTGCAATATGACCATCCCACTTAGTGCGATAAATCAGAATAGACAACATGTCTGCAATAGTGCTAAATAACATTAAAGACATGGAGTCACCCTAACTAATCCTTTTTTTGTTTGAAAGTAATGGCCCATATCATCATTGACTTTTACAGCCACACTACCTCGAGTAACAAAACTTTGGATCCATTGACGCCATTTATGTGAGAATCCTTTCGTTCTTAAGGGTTGGTAAAGAAACGACCATTTGACATTTTCATGAgccttttcaaagtcaatcttAAAAACTACTCCACTCATGTTTTTTATGCATCTCAGGAACAGTCTCATGTAGGATTGCTATTCCATCGAGTATATTTCTTTTTTGCATGAAAGTCGTTTGAGATGGTCGTACGACATGGTCAGCCGTCGTGTTGAGCCTATTAGTAGCCACTTTGGGAAAAATCTTGAAGCTGACATTAAGAAGACATATTGGTCTAATTGCTGGATCCGCTCAGCCTCTTTAATTTTGGGCGACTCACCAAAGGTCAGCTTGGATAGGTCGAGTTGGCCGGCATGAAAACAATGTAATGACATTccagaaattctgatagaattctgcgAGAAAGCCATCAGGGCCTGAAGCTTTGTTATGTTTCATGTGGAACACCGCAGCTCTCATCTTATTTTCAGAGAAAGCTGCTGTGAGGATGTCATTCTCTTCTGCCGTGACTCGTGAAATATCATCAGTCCGGGTTTCATCAAGGGTGAAATTCCTTTCATACAGCGCCCTGGACAGAGATTTGTGGTATTTGGTGATAGAGCTTTTGAGAACTTCCTGACCTTCGATCCGCCTCTTATCTTGTTGGAGACTAAAAATACATTCTTCCTATGCCGAGCATTGGTGAACAATTGGAAGTATCGTGTATTACTATCTCCCTTCAAGATAAAATCAGCTTTGGATCTTTGATAATATTTGGTTTATTGTTCTCGCAAAAGATGTGCAGTATAGAGTTAAACAACATAACAcatgtcgtggttttagttcaaaacaACACGGAACAGAAGTAGGAGTTAACACATTACAGGCTACAGCTCAAAAAGCAAATAGTTTTTTTTTTTGGGTACGCCAAAGGTTTACCATAGCCTTATAGAAGATAAACTATAAGAGATTACACGGTAGGTAGATAGACCTCACACGGCGCATCCACCCTACCCTCCACAAGAGCAAATAGTTCAAAAGCTAGATAAGGATCAGGTGGACTTTTTTCCCGACAAATGATGGATTTTATTATCTCAACATGAAGCATCAAGTGGATGCAAACACAATGAACACATATGCGATGGAACTATGCATAGCTAGGATACACACAATCACCATCAACACACGCACAAATAAACACAGACCAAAGGTAAAAAAAACTCGAAGCGGTGAAAACAGTGATCAACAAGCAATAGTTTGAAACCCATGGATCAGATGGACTTGCGACCAGATATTTCATATTCCCTGCAGATATGCGCTTGCATGACATAGGCTCAATTCGGGTTCGTCGAATGAAGTTGAATCTGAGCCAGAAAATGCATGGCCGAACGGATCGAGAGACTATTTGTGTACCAGCTCAGCTGTTTTCTGGCGATGAACAACTGAACAGATAGCTACACAAGTCTTAAGATAGTCCAAATAGCATGAGCATCCATGCACCAGATGTTGCACTCTCGTGTGTGTCAGTGTGTGTCATCTTCTCCTGAACCATCCCGACACACGCCGACGTGTCCCTTTGGCGCCTGCGTATGCATCTATAATTGGTGCGAGCTCGCCAGATCAAGAAGTATACAGAGTCTCTCCGCAGAAAGAAAAAGTATACAGAGCCAACACTAGGTagcttccggcggcggcggcgcggcatggCGGGGCAGGGACAGCGGCTGAACGTGGTGCCGACGGTGACGGTGATGGGCATGATCAAGGCGCGGCTGGCGGCGGCCACCCGCGGCCACGCGCTGCTCAAGAAGAAGTCGGACGCGCTCACCGTGCAGTTCCGAGCCATCCTCAAGCGCATCGTGGCCGCCAAGGAGGCCGTGGGCGACTCCATGcgcggcgcctccctctccctcgccgagGCGCTCTACGTCGCCGGCGGGCCCCTCCGGCACGTCATCCAGCAGTCCGTCGCCGGCCCCGCCCGCCTCCGCGTGCGCGCCCGCCACGACAACATCGCCGGCGTCCGCCTCCCCCGCTTTGAGCACTTCACGGACGGCGCCGGCGCCAGGGCGCCGTTGCTCGccgggctcgccggcggcggggagcaGGTGTCGGCCTGCCGTGCGGCGCACGCCCGCGCCGTCGAGCTGCTGGTGGAGCTGGCGTCGCTGCAGACGTCGTTCCTGACGCTGGACGAGGCGATCAAGACGACCAACCGGCGCGTGAACGCGCTGGAGCACGTGGTGAAGCCGCAGCTGGAGAACACCGTTACGTACATCAGGGGCGAGCTTGACGAGCAGGAGAGGGAGGAGTTCTTCCGTCTTAAGAAGATCCAGGCCGTCAAGCAGCGCGAGCTGGAGCGCCAGATGGAGTCCGCGAAGCTCTACGCCGGGGAGAAGGTCGCCGGCGAGGTCGCACTCAAGCGCGGCGTCTCCCTCGGCACCGCCGCCACCATGCTGGACAGTGGCGACGGCCAGAGGGACGAAGACATCATTTTTTGACACACCTGATCCGGAAGCTAGCTACTGTGACGTATCACGTAGTATATGAGTACTAGGAGTATTTTGCATGCAAAAAGTCCGGTAAAAATATATTGAGTTCTTTCATTTGAAATTTGCATAATATACTCcttgtctcataatataagactgTTTTGCAAGCTGATTAGGGAGTAGAAGTTCCGCGGTTCATGTAGCAACATTTATGTAGTCCTGCATATATATATTGAAAAAGTTGTGGCTACACCCAGACACACTGCACACAATCACCTACAACATTTGTCATAATCAAAGTCACAAAGTTTCAGAAATTATGACTCGGTGTATAACAACTACACTGATATTGCGTGACTAAAATGAAAGGACACCAATCCGAACGTTCACTGGAAAGCATGGCATTTACGAAAGGCCTCATGGCAGTTTTGTGTGTGTGCGGAGAGGTTGGGTTGGCATTTTTTAAAACTGCGATGGCAGTTTTTTTTTAATTGTGGAGGTTTTTTGGCGTAAAAACGCCACCGTCAGATGCAGATCTAACGGATCCGGGGGCGTTCGTCATGATCTGGTTCCCCGCGTTCGCCAGATAGCATTTCCCAAACGGAAGGAGAGAATCATCAATCTGATCTTTCACGCCATTTGCATGGATATAACATGGGATCTTCATGGCCACAAACCGAAACTACATGCTATGGACATATAAATACAACACTTTGCGACTACAATGCTGATATAAGAATATGATACAGTGCCATTGGCGTACTCACGGAAAAAAACTAGTGAGATCCACGAATAACTTTCCAATAgcctttttatatttttatttctcCTGCCAGCAGATGAAAGTGCAGGGGGTTGATTGGGTTACTGAAAGTTTGTCGAGATGTTAGAGGAAACTGATATGAGTATAGCAGAGATTTTGAGACACACTTGTTTCTCTTGTTGCCAACAAGCAAGGAACTGGTCCATGAGTGATCGCGGAATGTTATTATTTCTCTATCCGTGGAATCAAAGCGGGTGAGCGTCGGAGCATCATTATGTTTGTGTTTTGCTGTTCCCATGCTCATTAGAGCAAAAGAATGCAACTCAAAGCATAAATATACAGAGCATAGGAGGACAGCTCCACATTTCGAGCTAATCTGGGCAGAGATGGATTTGGTACTCTAGAAATGCCGCGTGTTTCAAAATTTAGTCCGCACTAGTTGGGTTACCACAAAGAAACATTTGTACTGATTTTGATCTCTGGACTTACCATTTACAGAAGCATCACTTCTTTGCGACCCTTCGTAACCTCATTTGGTTGCCTCAAATAAAATCATCCATGACCTCAGAGTAAAACTGCATGTTATGGGCGTATAAATACAACACTTTTGTGAATAGTCGTGAGATCCATGAATAAGTTTCATGTGGTGGCCTGCGTGTGAGATTTATgcttttttatctttttatttctcTGGCCTTTAGCTTGCTTTTTATGAAGTAATGCTCCATCTGCAAACCAAAGCATTGGTACTGATGTTAGCCGAACTGAGATAAACACCAGTGGCGCAACAGGAGGCCTTCTTTTGCGGTCACGAGGAAGAATCAAAGTGATTGGGGTTTAGTATGCCATCGGTGTGAACGAAAACAGAGCACAATTATGATTAGGATGCAGCTGCTCGATGTTTTCACAGCGTTGCTCCATGTCGCAAATAATTCAAGCAAGGATGGTGTTTTGGAGTTGGCTTTTCTACCTTATTTCTGATTGTAGATGCTAAGGACGTGCATAAAcccgggcaaacgtcgggccgggccgggtcttTGGCCAagcttgtaaaagcccgaccttcatttctcaagcctgAGCCCAGCCCAAAGCCCAAATTACTCCCTGTATTCAAGCACAAGCCCAGCCCAAAAACAAGCCCGAAGCCCAAAAGCCCAGGCCAAATGCTGTTTTCAGTGCAAGCCCGGcccaaaatacaaaaaaattaaagcCCAAGCCCAGACCAAACTATCTTCCAGGCTGCAAAAcaaagcccaagcccggcccaggTTTTCAGGCCAGGCTCAGGCCAGGCTGTCCATGCCCAGGTTGAGACGTGCATAGGTGAGATCTTCAACCTACCGTGTGCCTTTGCTCCAACATCATGTAGAAGAAGCACCATTGGATAAGCTTTGTGGTGAACTAATCAATAAAGTTCTTGTTTGTGGTGAACTAATCAGTAACGTCTAGCCAGTTTTTTTTTTTGGATTATGTACTTTTCTCACTTTAGAGCTAACAAGCTAAATCATTGTAACTGTCACTCGAATACATATCGACTAATCCTTGCTAAGAGCTCTTTTCCTTTAGAAGGACCTAATAAGTGGCatacgtgtggcacttatcatttggggGTAAAATAAAGTTAAGAGCTATTTCCATCAAACAAGAAAAGTATGATCAACTAGAAACGTGCTGGTGCAGGAACTAACAGCGCAAACAAATGCAATGTGTAGTAACTCGCTAAGAATCCATGAACAGACATTGAAATACTTTGTACACATCAGCCAAACTGACCCACGGCGGCTGACATAAGGATCACAGTTGACAGAAAAGAAGCATTGGTAGTCCACCGAAAGATGCCCCAGCTCCCAAGGGATCAGGAAACTAAACAGTAGCTGACTGAACTCTTAGCCCTGATGATGTTTGTGACAGGAAGTGCTGATAAATACATACTCTGGCATTCAGCCCTTCAAGGAGTACTTCTTTCCCGTGAATGCTGAAAACTTCGGCTCCTCTTTCTTCGGATCCTCCTTTGCATCCTTGTCGGGCACCTGGCATTGATGCACAAGATGTTAAGATGACACTAGCGTTTAAAAGCTGCATGTTACAGAACACAAACCTTTTCTGTTCCTTTTGATGACTGGCTTCCACCAGAGCCAAAGACAAGCTTTCCTGTGGTTTTACGTGGCGCCGTGATCTGTGGTGTGGAGGCTGCTGAGGGCTGAACACTGTTGGTTGCATTAGCTTGTCGCTTTGCAGGCGAAGAGGATGATGCATCCAAATCTTTAGCAGGCTTCCCATCCAAGCGCCTTCCAGGACCAGTGAAGGGGCTGAACTTTGGTTCCTCCTCATCTTGAGCCTCTGCAACAGCAACATGCAGGTCCTTC
This window contains:
- the LOC123130455 gene encoding V-type proton ATPase subunit D-like — translated: MAGQGQRLNVVPTVTVMGMIKARLAAATRGHALLKKKSDALTVQFRAILKRIVAAKEAVGDSMRGASLSLAEALYVAGGPLRHVIQQSVAGPARLRVRARHDNIAGVRLPRFEHFTDGAGARAPLLAGLAGGGEQVSACRAAHARAVELLVELASLQTSFLTLDEAIKTTNRRVNALEHVVKPQLENTVTYIRGELDEQEREEFFRLKKIQAVKQRELERQMESAKLYAGEKVAGEVALKRGVSLGTAATMLDSGDGQRDEDIIF